A portion of the Scylla paramamosain isolate STU-SP2022 chromosome 32, ASM3559412v1, whole genome shotgun sequence genome contains these proteins:
- the LOC135089181 gene encoding RING finger protein nhl-1-like, whose amino-acid sequence MAHQLEQLLTCCICLDRFRNPKLLPCQHSVCMEPCMEGLVDYVRRQVKCPECRAEHRIPYNGVQGFPSNVTLQRFLEAHIEITGETPDPHTGQYMERCNVCNEKNYLSVCAHCEKKICEDCKAAHSDILKREIGRINNQVKRAAHRLNDQLTAVERNIVSLKQNANSCIEEIENISKRLQKSVKDRCSFLKSEVENYHNSELKNLNTLKESLDQEVSNINANIDLAEKHMDDNTPWDDAELMDTKDIFLKTMEFIRSFDYEAGDYSRRARFNPPDDLNKLVSSLSTLGDLSFSSSSKNDGYGLGPSLGSGLMKSKSDHRLAAQFRDQEDTYGYSGRTSPLMRRRFGERNVERHDEDSPIDSGRRRFRSRFMRKEEDEDRSVRFAEEDGPKRQRVFDTEDVSRGPLSGIVRLFDSPRVMKRFQERDQMKNKKKEEPPPKPAQPSLPKPPVTPLQRKTTRQTSEDEIDKIKKQNKSEASSSGGATAVTPPVSSSSISSTTTSRPAGERVSSIREDERQSRSDRTSTSPRSSANHSPTSSVTREDESTRRRGESSVSGASSASTRTAPSRKTSVDTGVTSVAQRSYPFSRSSSNSSVGDKDKNTSGNRTPRQLDTATIERRLSRSNSTDSNKSTEGATSPKKPTGAAFSTEELRNRFSRQDSRASTSKAEPTRSGASGGASRFQSRFLGRAGTPSVEASKESENDDDDETTDDSESEESEETSEEDDDDDEEEEEEEEEKTTTTEHSRPDIGPLLGRSAQSRDVGSSSSTSSRWGDRSSYPPASSSSGESGYSSSNRYGSSSDNSNGSSTSSSRYGASSSLSNDSGISATSHRRPSYVETKPPAKDKEEDFESKYPYSSKYLNRSRANVPEEDSKPNFHSRFLNRSKSSAVLGPVDDNADDSSSSTTHGASRARFEELKERRQRLARSRSSAGLEDEDSATADTPTTSTATNNYRTRYGRDTASPSSRSGVGASTSSTTGSSGGSSGGGAEEGGSSSTQLSNWARYLKNKYGNRSNASGDSSTRTLGSSGLGSSSNSSTGNSSTNSSSLLGSSRAGGRPISRSRSSHLLGLAKEGESSEDDSKNVRATPTSPPAGTAVPTPFGNIHRSQYMQKQRLLLKIGSRGSEPGSFTWPRGIAVGPDNSIVVADSSNHRVQVFDQQGKFIKEFGAYGSAEGEFDCLAGVAVNRIGQFIIADRYNHRIQIFDPSGNFLRSFGSQGGGDGRFSYPWGVTTDALGFIYVCDKENHRVQVFQSDGSFVGKFGSMGNKPGQLEHPHYIAVSSTNRVIVSDSNNHRIQIFDINGKVTTTFGSEGSDEGQFKFPRGVAVDDQGYIFVADSGNNRIQIFHPDGTFLRAFGCWGSGEGEFKGLEGVAVMSNGNILVCDRENHRVQVF is encoded by the exons G GCCAGTACATGGAGAGGTGTAATGTGTGCAATGAGAAGAACTACCTCTCCGTCTGTGCCCACTGCGAGAAGAAAATATGCGAAGATTGCAAGGCAGCACATTCAGATATACTAAAACGAGAAATTGGTCGCATCAACAATCAG GTGAAGCGTGCGGCCCACCGACTCAACGACCAGCTGACTGCAGTGGAACGTAACATTGTGTCGCTGAAGCAGAACGCCAACAGCTGCATTGAAGAGATTGAGAACATCTCCAAGCGTCTGCAAAAGTCAGTCAAAGACAGGTGTTCATTCCTCAAATCTGAG GTTGAGAACTATCACAATAGTGAACTCAAGAACTTGAACACTTTGAAAGAAAGCCTTGACCAGGAAGTTTCTAACATCAATGCCAACATTGACCTGGCGGAGAAACACATGGATGACAACACACCCTGGGATGATGCTGAACTCATGGACACCAAGGACATCTTCCTCAAAACAATGGAATTCATTCGAAGCTTCGATTATGAGGCAGGAGACTACAGCAGGAGGGCAAGATTCAATCCTCCAGATGACTTGAACAAG CTGGTGTCAAGCCTGAGCACCCTTGGAGACCTGAGCTTCAGTTCCTCCAGCAAGAATGATGGGTATGGTCTGGGGCCCTCCCTTGGCTCAGGCCTCATGAAGAGTAAGAGTGATCACCGCCTAGCAGCTCAATTCAGGGACCAGGAAGACACCTATGGCTACTCAGGCAGGACCTCACCACTCATGCGCAGACGCTTCGGGGAGAGGAATGTAGAGAG GCACGACGAGGATTCCCCGATTGACTCTGGGCGTCGGCGCTTCCGGTCCAGGTTCATgcgaaaagaggaagacgaagaccgTTCAGTGCGCTTTGCCGAAGAGGACGGGCCCAAGCGGCAGAGAGTATTTGACACCGAGGACGTCTCACGCGGCCCACTCTCTGGCATCGTCCGGCTCTTCGATTCACCACGCGTTATGAAACGCTTCCAGGAGCGAGaccaaatgaagaacaagaagaaggaggagccaCCTCCTAAACCTGCACAGCCCAGCCTACCCAAGCCACCTGTGACCCCACTGCAGCGCAAGACCACACGCCAGACCAGTGAGGATGAGATTGACAAAATTAAGAAGCAGAACAAGTCAGAAGCATCATCCTCAGGAGGGGCAACAGCTGTTACACCTCCAGTGAGTAGCTCTAGCATCTCTAGCACTACAACATCCAGGCCTGCAGGGGAACGTGTCTCATCCATCAGAGAGGATGAACGTCAAAGTCGGAGTGACcgcacctccacctctccaagGTCATCTGCCAACCACTCCCCAACATCCTCTGTCACCAGGGAAGATGAATCCACCCGTCGTCGAGGTGAAAGTAGTGTTTCAGGAGCCAGCTCAGCATCCACCCGCACTGCACCATCCCGTAAAACTAGTGTGGACACTGGTGTGACTAGCGTGGCACAGCGTTCATACCCATTCAGCCGCTCATCATCCAATTCTTCTGTGGGTGACAAGGATAAGAATACAAGTGGTAACCGTACTCCACGTCAACTAGACACAGCAACCATTGAACGCCGTCTGTCCCGTTCCAACAGCACTGACAGCAACAAGTCTACCGAGGGAGCCACGTCCCCAAAGAAACCCACAGGTGCAGCATTTTCCACAGAGGAGCTCAGGAATCGGTTTTCAAGGCAGGACTCACGAGCATCCACCTCCAAGGCCGAGCCAACTCGGTCAGGGGCATCAGGTGGTGCATCACGTTTCCAGTCACGTTTTTTAGGCCGAGCCGGTACTCCTTCAGTAGAGGCCTCGAAGGAAtcagagaatgatgatgatgatgaaaccaCAGATGATTCCGAGTCTGAAGAGAGTGAGGAGACATCTgaagaagacgatgatgatgatgaggaggaggaggaggaggaggaagagaagaccacCACAACAGAACACTCTCGTCCAGACATTGGGCCCTTACTGGGGAGGAGTGCCCAGTCTCGTGATgtaggcagtagtagtagtactagttcaCGGTGGGGTGACAGGAGCTCCTACCCACCTGCCTCATCCAGCAGTGGTGAGTCTGGAtatagtagcagcaacaggtATGGCAGCAGCAGTGACAATAGCAatggcagcagcaccagtagtagccGCTATGGTGCCTCCAGCAGCCTAAGCAATGATTCCGGAATTAGTGCAACTAGCCACCGGCGACCCTCCTATGTAGAGACAAAGCCTCCAgccaaggacaaggaggaagacttTGAGTCTAAGTACCCTTACTCCAGCAAGTACCTGAACCGCTCCAGGGCCAATGTGCCCGAAGAAGATTCTAAACCCAATTTTCATAGTCGGTTCCTCAACCGTTCGAAGAGCTCAGCTGTTCTTGGTCCTGTTGATGACAATGCAGATGATTCCTCATCCAGCACAACACATGGGGCTAGTCGTGCTCGCTTTGAAGAACTAAAAGAACGACGGCAGCGACTAGCACGTAGCAGGAGTTCAGCTGGCTTGGAGGATGAAGACAGTGCTACAGCAGACACACCAACTACCTCCACAGCCACCAACAATTATCGCACTCGTTATGGGAGAGACACTGCTTCACCTTCGTCACGATCTGGAGTTGGTGCATCAACGTCATCCACCacaggcagtagtggtggtagtagtggtggtggtgctgaagaAGGTGGCTCATCCTCCACACAACTCTCAAATTGGGCCCGTTACCTTAAGAACAAGTATGGAAACAGGAGCAATGCCAGTGGAGACAGCAGTACACGAACCTTGGGTAGCAGTGGACtgggcagcagcagtaatagtagcactggcaacagcagcaccaacagcagctcACTCCTGGGCAGCAGCCGTGCAGGTGGCAGACCTATCTCCCGGTCCCGCTCCTCACACCTTCTTGGTCTCGCCAAAGAGGGAGAATCTTCAGAAGATGATTCAAAAAACGTGCGCGCTACCCCTACTTCCCCGCCAGCAGGTACGGCGGTTCCTACTCCATTCGGAAATATCCATAGGAGCCAGTACATGCAGAAGCAGCGCCTCTTACTTAAGATCGGGAGTAGGGGTAGTGAACCAGGAAGCTTTACATGGCCAAGAGGCATTGCTGTTGGGCCTGACAACAGCATTGTGGTTGCAGATTCAAGCAATCACCGAGTGCAGGTGTTTGACCAACAAGGCAAATTCATTAAGGAATTTGGCGCTTATGGCAGTGCAGAGGGCGAGTTTGATTGCCTGGCAGGTGTGGCTGTCAACAGGATTGGTCAATTCATCATTGCTGATCGTTATAATCACAGGATCCAGATCTTTGATCCTTCAGGCAACTTCTTACGATCCTTTGGCAgtcagggtggtggtgatggtcggtTCTCCTATCCATGGGGGGTGACCACTGATGCACTTGGGTTCATCTATGTGTGTGACAAGGAGAACCACCGTGTACAGGTGTTCCAGTCAGACGGCTCCTTTGTGGGCAAGTTTGGCTCAATGGGCAATAAGCCTGGTCAGCTTGAACACCCACACTACATTGCAGTCTCATCCACTAACCGAGTAATTGTCTCAGATTCCAATAATCACCGCATCCAGATCTTTGACATCAATGGCAAGGTGACAACCACCTTTGGGTCAGAAGGCAGTGATGAGGGGCAGTTCAAATTCCCAAG GGGTGTGGCAGTAGATGACCAAGGGTACATCTTTGTGGCGGACAGTGGTAATAATCGTATCCAGATCTTCCATCCTGATGGAACCTTCTTGAGGGCCTTTGGATGCTGGGGTTCTGGTGAAGGAGAGTTCAAGGGTCTGGAGGGTGTAGCTGTCATGTCAAATGGCAACATCCTTGTCTGTGACCGTGAGAACCACCGTGTCCAGGTCTTTTAA